From one Bacteroides intestinalis DSM 17393 genomic stretch:
- a CDS encoding glycoside hydrolase family 127 protein: protein MKVKYILIFTVFLLVDQVGFAQNYKPAVKDVISPKTRYFSIQDVRLLDSPFLHAMNQNEQWMKELDLDRLLSNFRKNANLKPKAEPYGSWESMGIAGHTLGHLLTAMSQHYAATGDETFKAKIDYVVNELDSCQMNFVNGFIGGMPGGDKVFKEVKKGIIRSMGFDLNGIWVPWYNEHKTMMGLNDAYLLAGNETAKKVLINLSDYLADVIAPLSEEQMQTMLNCEYGGMNEAFAQMYALTGDKKFLDASYAFYHKRLQDKLAEGVDVLQGLHSNTQIPKLIGSARQYELTGNHRDEEIARFSWETIVHHHSYANGGNSMGEYLSVPDKLNNRLGTNTCETCNTYNMLKLTAHLYEWTNDVQYLDYYERALYNHILASQHPETGNVCYFLSLGMGTHKGFGSRHNNFSCCMGSGFENHSKYGGAIYSYVPGKEMMNINLYIPSVLTWKEKSLKLRMTTDYPEHGKVVIKLEETSKEPLTINLRRPVWAAGDVAIRINGSKQKVESVPGSFISLHRKWKKNDVIELILPMPLYTVSMPDNVDRRAVFYGPTILAGTFGTEKRKMGDIPVFVSEEKSLTNYIKKISDTSVSFVTTLPGGPDNVKMLPFYKVADENQTVYWDVYSPAEWNVVEEKRKAELERIAELDKMTTDYIVFGEMQPERDHNLKGENTRNGEGYLRKYRFAYENGWFAFDMKCGYDQPMELLLTYYGGDSRKYTFDVVIGDWVQPVSLTDTTQGFVEHAVSIPLEVTQGKDKVRIMFRANDKTRVSNIYNCRLMKK, encoded by the coding sequence AAACCTGCAGTTAAAGATGTTATTTCTCCTAAAACCAGGTACTTTAGTATTCAGGATGTCCGTCTTCTCGACAGCCCTTTCTTGCATGCGATGAATCAGAATGAGCAATGGATGAAAGAGCTTGACTTGGATCGGCTGTTATCCAATTTCCGCAAGAATGCGAATTTGAAACCAAAGGCGGAACCTTACGGTAGTTGGGAATCAATGGGCATTGCCGGACATACGTTGGGACATTTGCTTACTGCTATGTCACAGCATTATGCCGCTACGGGTGACGAGACTTTTAAAGCCAAGATAGACTATGTGGTGAATGAGTTGGATTCTTGCCAAATGAACTTTGTCAATGGTTTCATCGGTGGAATGCCCGGAGGTGATAAAGTATTCAAGGAAGTGAAAAAAGGTATTATCCGTTCTATGGGTTTTGACTTGAATGGCATTTGGGTACCTTGGTACAATGAACATAAGACAATGATGGGTCTGAATGATGCTTATCTCTTGGCAGGAAACGAAACTGCAAAGAAAGTATTAATCAATTTATCCGATTATCTGGCAGATGTCATTGCTCCATTGAGTGAAGAGCAGATGCAGACAATGCTGAATTGTGAATACGGAGGAATGAATGAAGCATTTGCGCAAATGTATGCCTTGACTGGAGATAAGAAATTTCTTGATGCTTCCTATGCTTTCTATCATAAGCGTTTGCAAGATAAGTTAGCAGAGGGAGTAGATGTTTTGCAGGGGCTGCATTCCAATACCCAAATACCAAAACTGATAGGTAGTGCCCGCCAATATGAACTGACCGGTAACCATCGCGACGAGGAAATAGCTCGTTTCTCTTGGGAAACGATCGTTCATCATCATTCTTATGCTAATGGTGGAAATAGTATGGGTGAGTATCTCTCTGTTCCTGATAAATTGAATAACCGCTTGGGTACCAATACCTGTGAAACTTGCAATACTTACAATATGTTGAAACTGACCGCACACCTTTATGAGTGGACGAACGATGTACAATATCTGGATTATTACGAACGGGCACTGTATAACCATATTTTAGCTTCACAGCATCCCGAAACAGGAAACGTCTGTTATTTTCTTTCATTAGGAATGGGTACACATAAAGGTTTTGGTAGTCGGCACAATAATTTTAGTTGTTGCATGGGTAGTGGTTTCGAAAACCATTCCAAGTATGGTGGAGCTATCTATAGCTATGTGCCGGGTAAAGAAATGATGAATATAAATCTATATATTCCTTCTGTTTTAACATGGAAAGAGAAAAGTTTAAAACTTCGCATGACTACAGATTATCCCGAACATGGTAAAGTTGTAATTAAGCTGGAAGAGACGTCGAAAGAACCACTTACCATTAATTTGCGTCGTCCGGTTTGGGCTGCGGGAGATGTTGCTATTCGTATAAACGGCAGTAAACAAAAAGTGGAAAGTGTTCCCGGTTCATTTATCAGTCTTCATCGTAAATGGAAAAAGAATGATGTAATAGAGTTAATTTTGCCTATGCCACTCTATACTGTGTCTATGCCCGATAATGTTGACCGCCGTGCTGTCTTCTACGGACCGACCATTTTGGCAGGAACCTTTGGTACGGAAAAACGAAAGATGGGAGATATCCCTGTATTTGTTTCGGAAGAGAAGAGTTTGACGAATTACATAAAAAAGATTAGTGATACTTCTGTCAGTTTTGTTACGACACTGCCTGGAGGACCGGATAACGTGAAGATGTTACCTTTCTATAAAGTAGCAGATGAAAATCAGACCGTTTATTGGGATGTATATTCACCAGCCGAATGGAATGTTGTTGAAGAAAAACGCAAGGCTGAATTAGAACGGATTGCCGAATTGGATAAAATGACAACGGATTATATCGTTTTTGGTGAGATGCAACCCGAACGGGATCATAACCTAAAAGGCGAGAATACTCGTAACGGAGAAGGTTATCTGCGTAAATACCGTTTTGCTTACGAAAATGGTTGGTTTGCTTTTGATATGAAATGTGGTTACGATCAACCCATGGAACTTTTATTGACTTACTACGGAGGTGACAGTCGGAAATATACGTTTGATGTTGTGATTGGTGATTGGGTACAACCGGTCAGTCTTACAGATACTACACAAGGATTCGTGGAACATGCTGTCAGTATTCCACTGGAAGTAACGCAAGGTAAAGACAAAGTGAGAATCATGTTCCGGGCTAATGATAAAACTCGTGTGAGCAATATTTATAATTGTAGATTAATGAAGAAATAA
- a CDS encoding hybrid sensor histidine kinase/response regulator transcription factor, with translation MKKIILAIIAGIIPLVLPAASTDFWFRHFSVEDGLSSNSVRAIMQDKYGFMWLGTDDGLNRYDGTTIKVYNLNPQGSNDYISSLYDTTDNIWVGTEGGVYIFDYETESFELFKVLTAQGDSIKSNVNHIAEDRDGNLWFSTVGQGIFKYNISKHYLEHYEFKDANGLMASVLVDSENQIWAVTNWGSPTVSKLNKAENKFEPFPITYEAGQYDSNSLVMLEDSEHALWLGTWECGLQKIDRYTGKAITYLHPSEGKGATHIHSLMEYAPHQLLIGSDDGLLLFNTLTCEHQLFTEDETNPYSLSNRFVYPIVKDREGGIWVGTYYGGVNYLSPNTGQFECFAHSRFYNSVNGTVIGRFCEDSSGYIWIASDDGGLSRFAPKDKQFTHYMPDEHRNSLSYHNVHALCMDDDDLWIGTYTGGVNVLNTKTGTFRVYTTKGGDLTTLDGTSSYAIFRDREKRIWVTSMAGINLYNREEDNFIRVKDLESLTIDIDQDADGNIWFSTQGKGLFKYNPDKKTWKNYVYSNTPGALVNDQVNCVLIDGNGNMWVGTMNGLCKYDAGEDRFEAIPLDIPSRNICGIVEDQHVLWLTTTKGLVRYAPGESCQVFTRSDGLQSEQFLPNAALKASDGKIYVGSVNGFNAFYPYQIKMNKVLPPVVITGLEIFNKEIRIGDKKLPKALNWMAELDLSYKDHVFSLLYASLSYCTPEKNQYAYKLEGFDKDWNYVGSQNKATYTNLPAGTYVFKVKATNNDGIWSNQEASLKITIHPPFYWSTASKILYFIWVCIALTFFIRFLLKRTEKKHTAEINQLNVSKEKEVHEAKIKFFTMIAHEIRTPVSLIIGPLEKIMKSSIPMPAVLRDDLNIIDRNSQRLLFLVNQLLDFRKVEQEGITMRYASQNIRQLLQAVCERFKPFITQHGAHLEVEYPDADFTAMVDSEAITKMISNLLTNASKYTKDKVVLSCIVQPEQHTFVVKVTDNGIGISKEDRKRIFKPFFQAMDNKPGTGIGLSIVKSIVESHNGCIEVESEINKGSSFIVTLPIEQVGAEVQEGEAGVLNPVIPEDILSETLPVMSSKNKPLMLIVDDNEEMLNFLSSSFSAQYSILTAEDGMEALEKLKEHEVTLIVSDWMMPRMDGVEFCKALRADQSISHIPFILLTAKTDTNSKIEGMDCGADAYIEKPFSVQYLEACIKNLLDLRNLLRQKFSKMPLVPLNSIANNSMDNKFLTRINEIIEQNFSNSELSVDFLAEELCISRSGLFAKIKTLANVTPNELIQIVRLKKAAALLSENKYRINEICYMVGFNNPSYFAKCFQKQFGIKPGEFVNGKE, from the coding sequence ATGAAAAAGATTATCCTTGCTATAATAGCCGGTATTATTCCGTTGGTGCTTCCGGCAGCTTCTACTGATTTCTGGTTCCGCCATTTCTCCGTGGAAGATGGATTATCATCCAACTCTGTGCGTGCTATTATGCAGGATAAATATGGCTTTATGTGGCTTGGTACGGATGACGGCTTGAACCGTTACGACGGCACCACTATAAAGGTTTATAATCTGAATCCGCAAGGGTCTAATGATTATATCTCTTCTCTTTACGACACTACGGACAATATCTGGGTAGGGACAGAAGGCGGGGTGTATATTTTTGATTATGAAACGGAAAGCTTTGAACTATTCAAAGTATTGACAGCCCAAGGTGACAGCATTAAGAGCAATGTGAATCATATTGCAGAAGACAGAGACGGCAACTTGTGGTTCTCGACAGTAGGGCAAGGTATTTTCAAGTATAATATATCCAAGCACTATCTGGAACATTATGAATTTAAAGATGCCAATGGATTAATGGCGAGTGTGCTGGTTGATAGTGAAAATCAGATCTGGGCGGTCACTAATTGGGGAAGTCCCACTGTGTCCAAGCTGAATAAGGCGGAGAATAAATTCGAGCCTTTCCCTATCACTTACGAAGCGGGGCAATATGACTCAAACTCTCTGGTCATGCTCGAAGACTCTGAACATGCACTGTGGCTGGGAACCTGGGAATGCGGCTTGCAGAAGATAGATAGATATACAGGTAAGGCAATCACTTATTTGCATCCGTCGGAAGGTAAAGGGGCTACACATATCCACTCTTTGATGGAATATGCTCCCCACCAACTATTGATAGGTTCGGATGACGGACTTTTGTTGTTTAATACCCTTACGTGTGAACATCAACTGTTCACGGAAGATGAAACAAACCCTTATTCATTATCCAATCGTTTTGTCTATCCTATCGTAAAAGACCGTGAAGGCGGAATCTGGGTCGGGACTTATTACGGTGGGGTGAATTATCTTTCGCCTAATACCGGGCAGTTTGAATGCTTTGCCCATTCGCGCTTTTACAACTCGGTGAACGGAACTGTTATCGGACGTTTTTGTGAAGACTCTTCTGGATATATCTGGATAGCCTCTGACGATGGAGGTCTGAGCCGCTTTGCTCCCAAGGATAAACAATTCACTCATTATATGCCCGATGAGCACAGAAACAGTCTTTCTTACCATAATGTGCATGCTCTTTGTATGGATGATGACGATTTATGGATTGGTACCTATACGGGAGGAGTCAATGTGCTGAATACGAAAACAGGCACGTTCAGGGTATATACCACCAAAGGGGGCGATTTGACCACCCTTGACGGTACCAGTTCTTACGCCATCTTCCGTGACCGGGAGAAACGGATCTGGGTGACTTCTATGGCAGGAATAAACTTGTATAACCGTGAAGAAGACAATTTTATCCGTGTCAAAGACTTGGAATCGCTGACCATTGATATAGATCAGGATGCCGATGGTAACATCTGGTTTTCTACGCAAGGGAAGGGTTTGTTTAAGTATAATCCGGATAAAAAGACCTGGAAGAATTACGTGTACAGTAATACTCCCGGTGCATTGGTTAACGATCAGGTGAATTGTGTGTTGATAGATGGTAACGGAAATATGTGGGTGGGGACGATGAACGGGCTTTGCAAGTATGACGCTGGGGAAGACCGGTTTGAAGCGATACCTCTGGATATTCCCAGCCGTAACATCTGCGGTATAGTTGAAGATCAGCATGTGCTGTGGCTGACCACGACGAAAGGGCTGGTTCGTTACGCTCCCGGCGAGAGTTGTCAGGTCTTCACGCGTAGCGATGGTTTGCAGAGCGAACAATTCCTGCCTAATGCTGCTTTGAAGGCTTCCGACGGGAAGATATATGTCGGCTCGGTCAATGGCTTCAATGCCTTTTATCCTTATCAGATAAAAATGAATAAGGTGCTTCCACCGGTTGTTATCACAGGATTGGAAATCTTCAACAAGGAAATCCGGATAGGAGATAAGAAGTTGCCGAAAGCCCTGAACTGGATGGCGGAACTGGATTTGTCTTATAAAGACCATGTATTCAGTCTGCTCTATGCTTCATTGAGCTATTGTACACCCGAAAAGAACCAGTACGCCTATAAACTGGAAGGTTTTGATAAAGACTGGAATTATGTAGGTTCGCAGAATAAAGCTACTTATACCAACTTGCCTGCCGGAACATACGTCTTCAAGGTAAAAGCCACGAATAATGACGGTATTTGGAGTAATCAGGAAGCGAGCTTGAAAATAACCATTCATCCTCCTTTTTATTGGAGCACGGCTTCCAAGATTCTTTATTTCATATGGGTGTGCATAGCGCTGACCTTCTTTATCCGTTTCTTGTTGAAGCGGACGGAGAAGAAGCACACTGCGGAAATCAATCAACTGAATGTCAGTAAGGAGAAGGAAGTGCATGAAGCTAAGATTAAGTTCTTCACGATGATAGCTCACGAAATCCGCACCCCGGTTTCGCTTATCATCGGTCCTTTGGAGAAGATTATGAAATCGTCCATACCGATGCCTGCAGTGCTGAGGGACGATCTGAATATTATCGACCGCAATAGTCAGCGACTGCTGTTTCTGGTCAATCAGTTGCTGGACTTCCGTAAGGTGGAACAGGAAGGCATAACCATGAGATATGCTTCGCAGAACATCCGCCAGTTGTTACAGGCGGTTTGCGAACGGTTCAAACCGTTTATCACCCAGCATGGTGCGCATCTGGAAGTGGAATATCCCGATGCTGATTTCACGGCTATGGTGGATAGTGAGGCGATCACTAAAATGATAAGTAACCTGCTGACGAATGCAAGCAAGTATACCAAGGATAAAGTTGTCCTCTCATGTATTGTTCAGCCGGAACAGCATACGTTTGTGGTGAAAGTGACAGATAATGGAATCGGTATCAGTAAAGAAGACCGTAAGAGAATCTTTAAGCCTTTCTTTCAGGCCATGGATAATAAACCCGGTACGGGTATCGGACTCAGCATTGTGAAGAGCATTGTGGAGTCGCATAACGGTTGCATAGAGGTGGAATCCGAAATCAATAAAGGTTCCTCTTTCATAGTGACGTTGCCTATCGAACAAGTCGGGGCGGAGGTGCAGGAAGGGGAGGCAGGTGTTCTCAATCCGGTAATACCCGAGGATATCTTGTCGGAAACCTTGCCGGTGATGTCCTCTAAGAACAAACCGTTGATGCTGATTGTGGATGACAACGAAGAAATGCTGAACTTCCTTTCAAGCAGTTTCTCCGCCCAATATTCCATTCTGACGGCAGAAGACGGAATGGAGGCATTGGAGAAACTGAAGGAACATGAGGTTACCTTGATTGTGAGCGACTGGATGATGCCGCGCATGGATGGGGTGGAATTCTGCAAGGCTTTACGCGCCGACCAGTCCATCAGTCATATACCGTTTATTTTGCTGACTGCTAAAACAGATACGAACTCCAAAATAGAAGGTATGGACTGCGGGGCGGATGCTTATATTGAAAAGCCTTTCTCGGTGCAGTATCTGGAAGCATGTATTAAGAATCTGCTTGATCTGCGTAATTTGTTGCGTCAGAAATTCTCTAAAATGCCATTGGTACCGTTGAACAGTATTGCCAATAACTCTATGGATAATAAATTCCTTACCCGTATCAATGAGATTATAGAGCAAAACTTCTCAAATTCGGAACTGTCTGTTGATTTTCTGGCAGAAGAACTTTGCATCAGTCGTTCCGGATTATTTGCCAAAATAAAAACGCTGGCTAATGTTACTCCGAATGAACTGATTCAGATTGTGAGGTTAAAGAAAGCTGCTGCTTTGCTTTCAGAGAATAAATACCGGATTAATGAGATTTGCTATATGGTAGGTTTTAATAATCCATCTTATTTTGCCAAATGTTTCCAAAAGCAATTCGGTATCAAACCCGGAGAGTTTGTTAATGGAAAAGAGTAA
- a CDS encoding DMT family transporter, producing the protein MKNSTSAVVYACIAVLSWSTVATAFKIALTHLTHFEMLLIASCTSLVIFALLLTFQKKWRLVSELSGRQWGYFALLGLLNPVAYYLVLFKAYDLLPAQVAQPINYAWPIVLLILLALFAHQPIPQKKYIGMFISLGGVVLISVGTGQSGGMDIPVHGLLLAALSALLWAMYWMINNKFKDKTDGSIALFMSFLFGTVYLLIGAVGVGVHLNTLPGILSGMYVGGFEMGIPFIFFSLAMRKTSNPALVNQLCYLSPFLSLFFIAIILGEQIVFTTYIGLALIVMGIMFNQYLVKK; encoded by the coding sequence ATGAAAAACAGTACAAGTGCCGTTGTTTATGCCTGCATTGCAGTGCTTAGTTGGTCTACTGTAGCCACTGCTTTTAAGATAGCATTAACGCATCTTACTCATTTTGAGATGCTGCTGATAGCAAGTTGTACTTCATTAGTCATATTTGCCCTTTTGCTGACTTTCCAGAAGAAGTGGAGACTGGTGTCGGAACTTTCCGGTCGCCAATGGGGATATTTTGCATTGTTGGGATTGCTGAACCCTGTCGCTTATTATCTGGTGTTGTTCAAGGCTTATGATCTGCTACCTGCACAAGTAGCGCAGCCCATCAACTATGCATGGCCTATTGTGCTGCTTATTCTGTTGGCCTTGTTTGCCCATCAGCCCATACCCCAAAAGAAATATATTGGCATGTTCATTTCACTGGGTGGAGTGGTACTTATTTCTGTAGGAACCGGGCAGTCGGGAGGTATGGATATACCCGTGCATGGCTTATTGTTGGCGGCATTGAGTGCTTTGCTGTGGGCCATGTATTGGATGATAAACAATAAGTTCAAAGATAAAACAGATGGTAGTATCGCTCTGTTTATGAGTTTCCTGTTCGGCACGGTTTATTTGTTGATAGGAGCTGTGGGAGTGGGGGTGCACCTTAATACATTGCCCGGTATCTTGTCGGGTATGTATGTCGGCGGGTTTGAAATGGGTATTCCTTTCATCTTTTTCAGCCTTGCCATGCGGAAAACATCCAATCCGGCACTGGTCAACCAGCTTTGTTACTTATCTCCCTTCTTGTCTTTATTCTTCATTGCAATCATATTGGGTGAACAGATTGTGTTTACAACTTACATCGGTCTTGCATTGATTGTAATGGGAATTATGTTCAATCAATATCTGGTGAAGAAATGA
- a CDS encoding DUF6055 domain-containing protein, with translation MKLHIFIFFLIGLLIGSSLSAQQSVLPSGKTIYIPKDFQGMDLQNPESKWSYRRMACTENFVIFWEKGFGNDLSNPPQLEGHDMKVDLPNLMGKLESFYRFFRDTLEFSRPGSKCDKYRMMVMLNYSLEGTAYGGDYDGEIGALWIAPNRVQDKKLNCIAHELGHSFQAQISCDGQGEAWGGCGFFEMTSQWMLWQVNPEWITDEKYHWDAFMKLTHKAYLHMENIYHSPYVLEYWGMKRGLPIIAELYRQGKRGEDPVITYKRLAALNQKQFCDEMFDTYRHFINWDFPRVWKEIRPYANKYTSQLIAQPDGWYGIAPENCPENYGFNAIPLAVPQPGEKVKVEFCGEAGKEGYTAIHTDKAGWRYGFVAVTAEGKSIYGEMGDNSGKSIIFTAPKNQTLTHLWLVVMGAPTEHWMNPAPGEKDAQWPYRIRVTGSNPL, from the coding sequence ATGAAACTACATATTTTCATCTTTTTTTTGATTGGATTGTTAATCGGAAGTTCCCTTTCGGCTCAACAGTCCGTTCTTCCTTCGGGAAAAACTATCTATATTCCCAAAGACTTTCAGGGAATGGATTTGCAAAACCCTGAAAGCAAGTGGAGCTACCGCCGCATGGCCTGCACCGAAAACTTCGTCATCTTCTGGGAAAAAGGCTTTGGGAACGATTTGTCCAACCCTCCACAGCTGGAAGGACATGATATGAAAGTTGATTTACCGAATCTGATGGGTAAGTTGGAGAGTTTTTACCGTTTCTTCCGTGATACACTGGAATTCTCACGTCCCGGTTCCAAGTGCGACAAGTATCGCATGATGGTGATGCTGAACTATTCCCTGGAAGGCACGGCATACGGTGGAGATTATGACGGAGAAATCGGTGCATTATGGATTGCTCCCAACCGTGTGCAAGATAAGAAACTGAACTGCATCGCCCATGAATTGGGACATAGTTTTCAGGCACAGATCAGTTGCGATGGGCAGGGCGAAGCCTGGGGAGGATGCGGTTTCTTTGAAATGACTTCGCAATGGATGCTGTGGCAGGTTAATCCCGAATGGATTACTGATGAAAAATATCATTGGGATGCTTTCATGAAACTGACTCACAAGGCTTATCTCCACATGGAGAATATTTATCATTCACCTTACGTATTGGAATACTGGGGCATGAAACGGGGACTTCCCATTATAGCCGAACTTTACCGCCAGGGAAAGCGGGGAGAAGATCCGGTTATCACCTACAAACGTTTGGCTGCTTTGAATCAGAAACAATTCTGTGACGAGATGTTTGATACTTACCGCCACTTTATCAACTGGGATTTTCCGCGCGTCTGGAAAGAAATACGTCCGTATGCCAATAAATATACTTCTCAGCTAATAGCTCAGCCGGATGGATGGTATGGGATAGCACCGGAGAATTGTCCTGAAAATTATGGATTCAATGCTATTCCTTTGGCTGTTCCTCAGCCGGGAGAGAAAGTGAAAGTGGAATTCTGCGGAGAAGCAGGAAAGGAAGGATATACTGCAATCCATACAGATAAGGCAGGTTGGCGTTATGGTTTTGTTGCTGTAACGGCAGAAGGTAAATCTATTTATGGCGAAATGGGCGATAATAGCGGGAAAAGTATTATTTTTACAGCTCCAAAAAATCAAACTCTGACCCACTTGTGGTTGGTTGTGATGGGAGCGCCGACGGAGCATTGGATGAATCCCGCTCCGGGAGAGAAAGATGCTCAATGGCCATATCGCATCAGGGTTACGGGAAGCAATCCTTTATAA